In one Acomys russatus chromosome X, mAcoRus1.1, whole genome shotgun sequence genomic region, the following are encoded:
- the Cldn2 gene encoding claudin-2 yields MASLGVQLVGYILGLLGLLGTSIAMLLPNWRTSSYVGASIVTAVGFSKGLWMECATHSTGITQCDIYSTLLGLPADIQAAQAMMVTSSAMSSLACIISVVGMRCTVFCRESRAKDRVAVVGGVFFILGGILGFIPVAWNLHGILRDFYSPLVPDSMKFEIGEALYLGIISALFSLVAGVILCFSCSPQGNRTNYYDGYQAQPLATRSSPRPGQQPKAKSEFNSYSLTGVGDSIQVHLEGKAGEEKGPLHSKKSSLIWYQNPQCLTGDNWRLKDGLALTTTSW; encoded by the exons ATGGCCTCCCTTGGTGTCCAACTGGTGGGCTATATCCTAGGCCTTTTGGGGCTATTAGGCACATCGATTGCCATGCTGCTTCCCAACTGGCGGACAAGTTCTTATGTCGGTGCCAGCATTGTGACGGCGGTCGGCTTTTCCAAGGGCCTCTGGATGGAGTgtgccacacacagcacaggcatcACCCAGTGTGATATCTACAGTACCCTTTTAGGACTTCCGGCTGACATCCAGGCTGCCCAGGCCATGATGGTGACATCCAGTGCAATGTCCTCACTGGCTTGCATTATCTCTGTGGTGGGCATGAGATGCACAGTGTTCTGCCGGGAATCTCGAGCTAAGGACAGAGTGGCTGTGGTGGGTGGAGTCTTCTTCATCCTTGGCGGAATCCTGGGTTTTATCCCAGTTGCCTGGAATCTTCACGGCATCCTTCGGGACTTCTACTCACCACTGGTTCCTGACAGCATGAAATTTGAGATTGGAGAGGCCCTTTACTTGGGCATTATTTCAGCTCTGTTCTCTTTGGTAGCTGGAGTCATCCTCTGCTTTTCCTGCTCACCTCAGGGAAACCGTACCAACTACTATGATGGCTACCAGGCACAGCCTCTTGCCACTAGGAGCTCTCCAAGGCCTGGTCAACAGCCCAAAGCCAAGagtgagttcaattcctacaGCCTGACTGG GGTTGGAGACAGCATCCAAGTCCATTTAGAGGGAAaggcaggggaggagaagggCCCACTGCATAGTAAGAAGTCATCTCTTATCTGGTACCAGAATCCCCAGTGCTTGACTGGGGACAATTGGAGGCTGAAAGATGGGCTTGCTTTGACAACAACGTCTTGGTGA